From the Teredinibacter turnerae T7901 genome, one window contains:
- a CDS encoding cupin domain-containing protein yields the protein MSTTNQVQLINRDDIPSMRTVVVNGVEHWLGHVKDFTKHSALVDFLPKDNRISMAWVRLEAGEQLDEHTHPVDSMILLCEGSAETIGDVKSSMNAGDILVVPPGRDHGFIGGQPNGFWGLSLQFDSRGLYEEITDPWASFEKREADAMALRDDPKEILFQRNEYYMERFDKHRLFALINKGLLDKPANKARFLDCFQVWSNYFQKMVFARVLCTREGAHEDLAWDHLIEELGHNRDLSEARTKKTPVFDPILESSAAWFQNIIQTLSDIEKVVLVHLVVECSATFFYKHVKPAMQTESTNKHFDEHSMHDHEHVKMGYDFIREYPVGDLAPLLEIQEKGWSMLGVVMARIADLVVHFAAAEVEEPVAQQAEEPEKMELVGA from the coding sequence ATGAGCACGACTAATCAAGTTCAATTGATCAACAGGGATGATATCCCCTCGATGCGAACAGTTGTGGTAAACGGCGTAGAGCATTGGCTGGGACACGTTAAGGATTTTACCAAGCACAGCGCATTGGTGGATTTTTTACCCAAAGACAATCGTATTTCTATGGCGTGGGTTCGGCTGGAAGCGGGTGAGCAGTTGGATGAACACACTCACCCTGTCGATTCGATGATTCTGCTGTGTGAAGGTAGTGCTGAAACCATCGGTGATGTGAAAAGCAGTATGAACGCCGGCGACATTTTGGTGGTTCCACCGGGTAGAGATCACGGTTTTATCGGCGGGCAGCCGAACGGGTTTTGGGGGCTTTCTCTTCAATTTGATTCGCGTGGGCTGTATGAAGAAATTACAGATCCATGGGCATCGTTTGAAAAGCGAGAGGCGGATGCTATGGCGTTGCGCGATGATCCCAAAGAAATATTATTTCAGCGTAACGAATACTATATGGAGCGCTTTGACAAGCACCGCTTATTCGCACTGATCAATAAAGGGCTGCTAGACAAACCGGCTAACAAGGCGCGATTTTTAGACTGTTTCCAGGTTTGGTCCAACTATTTCCAAAAAATGGTGTTTGCACGGGTGTTATGTACACGTGAAGGCGCGCATGAAGACCTGGCTTGGGATCACTTGATTGAAGAGTTAGGTCACAATCGGGATTTGTCTGAGGCAAGAACCAAGAAAACGCCAGTATTCGACCCGATTCTCGAATCGTCCGCTGCCTGGTTTCAAAATATTATTCAAACGCTGAGTGATATCGAAAAAGTGGTATTGGTCCATTTGGTGGTGGAGTGTTCTGCAACGTTTTTCTACAAGCATGTTAAGCCTGCGATGCAGACAGAAAGCACTAACAAGCATTTTGACGAACATTCCATGCACGACCACGAGCACGTAAAAATGGGATACGACTTTATCCGCGAATATCCGGTGGGTGATCTTGCTCCCTTGCTCGAAATCCAGGAGAAAGGCTGGTCGATGCTGGGCGTTGTCATGGCAAGGATTGCAGATCTTGTCGTTCATTTCGCGGCAGCCGAGGTTGAGGAACCCGTCGCTCAGCAAGCTGAAGAACCAGAAAAAATGGAACTTGTCGGAGCCTGA
- a CDS encoding aromatic ring-hydroxylating oxygenase subunit alpha, with the protein MSCTPLDTEFRRLSPKFYTDEIVYQAELANIFGGRSWNYLCLMCEVPDAGAYIETYIGETPVVVVRDKSGDINAFVNRCTHRGSKVCIANKGKAKQFICPYHEWAFDLSGKLKGVPYRHGIDGKGGMPSDFNISDHNLTPVKVAVRNGVVFGSLAPDMDDLATYLGPKICSYFDRVCDGRPLKVIGKMRHIIKANWKLQIENVKDPIHAAILHSFFKVFGIWRSDQKTDVVVSETGSSSVLVSTASFDKLKPAKAESALSLADPRMIQHIREFEGGTGAVMTIWPNLIFLQQLNCLVMRHVRPDGASRCIQTWTFFGFQDEDISLTEQRLLQANLLGPAGFVTVDDNEVLELIQEDAVALGDTPVVLEAGEGMGDTDYMVSESAIRAFYRFYKSALGEQPHG; encoded by the coding sequence ATGAGCTGCACACCATTAGACACAGAGTTCAGACGACTTTCGCCAAAATTTTACACTGATGAAATCGTTTATCAGGCAGAGCTTGCCAATATTTTTGGCGGGCGTTCCTGGAACTACCTGTGTCTGATGTGTGAAGTGCCGGACGCCGGAGCTTATATCGAAACCTATATTGGCGAAACACCGGTTGTTGTTGTGAGAGACAAATCCGGCGACATTAACGCGTTTGTTAACCGATGTACCCACCGTGGTTCAAAGGTGTGTATCGCCAACAAGGGTAAAGCTAAGCAGTTTATTTGCCCCTATCATGAGTGGGCGTTCGATCTGAGCGGAAAACTTAAGGGCGTGCCCTACCGGCATGGAATCGACGGTAAAGGCGGTATGCCCAGTGATTTTAATATAAGTGACCACAACCTGACTCCGGTAAAAGTTGCCGTGCGCAACGGCGTGGTATTTGGGTCGCTGGCGCCGGATATGGACGATCTCGCGACCTATCTGGGGCCAAAAATTTGCAGCTACTTCGACAGGGTTTGCGACGGTCGGCCGCTTAAAGTGATCGGAAAGATGCGGCACATCATTAAGGCGAACTGGAAGTTACAGATAGAAAATGTGAAAGATCCGATACACGCGGCTATTTTGCATTCCTTTTTTAAGGTATTTGGCATTTGGCGTAGTGATCAAAAAACCGATGTTGTGGTCAGCGAAACTGGCAGTTCAAGTGTACTGGTTTCTACCGCGTCCTTCGATAAGCTCAAACCTGCGAAAGCGGAAAGCGCATTAAGTCTGGCAGACCCTCGGATGATCCAACACATTCGTGAGTTTGAGGGGGGAACCGGTGCAGTAATGACAATCTGGCCGAATCTCATTTTCTTGCAACAACTTAATTGTCTGGTGATGCGTCATGTACGCCCCGATGGTGCATCCAGGTGTATCCAAACCTGGACTTTTTTTGGGTTTCAGGATGAAGACATATCCCTTACAGAGCAGCGTCTACTACAAGCCAATCTACTTGGCCCCGCGGGCTTTGTAACTGTGGACGATAACGAAGTGCTCGAGCTTATTCAGGAAGACGCTGTTGCCCTGGGCGATACCCCAGTTGTGTTAGAGGCTGGTGAGGGCATGGGGGATACCGATTATATGGTGTCAGAATCCGCGATTCGAGCGTTCTATCGGTTTTATAAAAGCGCGCTAGGGGAGCAGCCCCATGGATAA
- a CDS encoding aromatic-ring-hydroxylating dioxygenase subunit beta, translating to MDKKTEFLFHYANINHLYAKYTRLLDDQSLDVWLQDFDAKCTYKIGTQENMESDYELALVNCTGIDMLRDRVNGLRTGVFFRERSVRRFYSGLSIEERVIGEPVFCCRSSFFVLESLCGKPSQVLAAGICNDEVVIREDRYKFRKKHFIVDAAEIPGSITYPF from the coding sequence ATGGATAAAAAGACTGAATTTTTATTCCACTACGCGAACATTAACCATCTTTATGCGAAATACACACGCCTGCTCGATGATCAGTCTCTGGATGTATGGCTACAAGATTTCGATGCGAAGTGTACTTATAAAATCGGTACGCAGGAAAATATGGAAAGCGACTATGAGCTCGCGCTGGTTAATTGCACCGGTATAGATATGTTGCGTGACAGAGTAAATGGTCTGCGCACAGGTGTGTTTTTCCGCGAGCGATCCGTGCGACGGTTTTACAGTGGTCTCTCGATTGAGGAGAGGGTAATCGGTGAGCCTGTATTCTGTTGCCGTTCCAGTTTTTTCGTGTTGGAAAGTTTATGTGGTAAGCCTAGCCAGGTGCTGGCTGCTGGCATTTGTAATGACGAAGTTGTGATCCGAGAGGATCGTTATAAATTCAGAAAAAAACACTTCATCGTGGATGCCGCTGAAATACCTGGGTCCATTACCTATCCGTTTTAA
- a CDS encoding flavin-containing monooxygenase gives MRLETSNHQMKKVAVIGAGLAGLVTMRELREDSHSVTCFELEDDVGGTFYCRDDKVGAYNDIHLTISNYFMSFSSHIPKDRKRRYWTGSEYLEYLHDFADKYSLKKFVRFKTEVLRISPLDSETWEVEFRNSAGEIKSEYFDAVAICSGKFRNPNIPNISGLDQFKGSIHHSYMYKTPEAFKGKDVVCLGVGESGSDIAHQISKVAKTAHLLIKRPKSIVSRIIFGDTNDSRTTRAAHYSFIVSQSNLEASLKTRIVQRGIRHNENKRERQLSSIWMWKYLVKQGLHGEFTNKNDAFFQDIDFGRLQLHLTDVDHAVEDGLILKDGTKIPCTDIMLSTGYKTQFDLIDHPAAKEAAENIRNCFCHMIHPDLRDTMAWIGFTRPDVGGVPTCAELQARYFSSLLAKRNALLPDAQLREEIARLKHEEQDFYFYMEPNKSENVKYYVFTRYMARLLGVEAKWYRLILNPRLFYNFYFGSMVAAQFRLFGHGKNYKEAKEFVYRAGITKAPLSHLLFFIPLCAGLSALAPAFRFVARLFNLENMDVNQDSSFRTVQEILKNQWPGCKRFSSVSDNTNLVDLFDKQYELEGFKFFLQQRYGVHESVIGSGQVSVSSVNSHLAKGHYSEASATS, from the coding sequence GTGCGTCTAGAAACATCCAATCATCAGATGAAAAAAGTGGCGGTAATCGGCGCCGGATTGGCCGGGCTTGTCACCATGCGCGAGTTGCGTGAGGACAGTCACTCAGTAACCTGTTTTGAACTGGAGGATGATGTAGGGGGTACCTTTTACTGCCGGGATGACAAGGTAGGCGCATACAACGATATCCATCTTACGATATCGAACTACTTCATGTCGTTTTCATCCCACATCCCCAAAGATCGTAAACGGCGTTATTGGACGGGTTCGGAGTATCTGGAATATCTCCATGATTTCGCAGACAAATACAGCCTGAAAAAATTTGTGCGGTTCAAAACAGAAGTACTTAGAATCTCGCCACTGGATTCGGAAACCTGGGAAGTCGAGTTTCGCAACAGTGCTGGAGAAATCAAGAGCGAATATTTTGACGCTGTTGCCATATGCAGTGGAAAATTTCGTAACCCTAATATCCCGAATATTAGTGGCCTTGATCAATTCAAGGGCAGTATTCATCACAGCTATATGTATAAAACCCCTGAGGCATTTAAAGGCAAAGACGTGGTTTGCCTTGGCGTTGGAGAGTCGGGTTCCGATATCGCACACCAAATATCAAAGGTTGCTAAGACCGCCCACTTGCTGATCAAACGCCCTAAAAGTATTGTATCGCGAATAATTTTTGGTGATACCAACGATTCCCGCACCACCCGTGCTGCACACTATTCCTTTATTGTAAGCCAGTCCAATTTGGAAGCGTCGCTGAAAACCCGAATTGTACAGCGCGGCATTCGACACAACGAAAACAAGCGCGAGCGACAGCTATCGTCTATCTGGATGTGGAAGTATCTGGTAAAACAAGGGCTTCACGGCGAGTTTACTAATAAGAATGATGCATTCTTTCAGGACATAGATTTTGGTCGCTTGCAGCTTCACCTTACTGATGTGGATCACGCGGTGGAAGACGGTCTGATCCTTAAGGATGGAACTAAAATACCCTGCACCGACATCATGTTGTCCACGGGCTATAAGACGCAGTTCGACCTTATAGATCATCCGGCAGCGAAGGAAGCCGCAGAGAATATCCGCAATTGTTTTTGTCATATGATTCACCCGGATCTGCGAGATACCATGGCTTGGATAGGCTTTACCCGACCGGACGTAGGTGGCGTTCCAACCTGCGCAGAACTGCAGGCGCGTTATTTCTCGTCGTTGCTTGCGAAGCGGAATGCGCTGCTACCCGACGCACAATTGCGTGAGGAGATCGCGCGCTTAAAGCATGAGGAACAGGATTTCTATTTCTACATGGAGCCGAATAAGTCCGAAAACGTGAAGTATTACGTATTTACTCGCTACATGGCGCGCCTGCTTGGCGTGGAAGCAAAATGGTATCGGCTTATTTTGAATCCCCGGCTTTTCTATAATTTTTATTTCGGGAGTATGGTGGCTGCACAATTCCGCTTGTTTGGTCACGGTAAAAACTATAAAGAAGCAAAAGAGTTTGTCTATCGGGCGGGTATCACCAAAGCACCCCTGTCTCACTTGCTCTTTTTCATCCCGCTTTGCGCAGGGTTATCGGCGCTCGCGCCAGCGTTTCGCTTTGTTGCCAGGTTGTTTAACCTCGAGAATATGGATGTGAATCAGGATAGTAGCTTCCGCACCGTGCAGGAGATTCTTAAAAATCAATGGCCGGGTTGCAAGCGTTTTAGCAGTGTTAGCGATAACACGAATCTGGTAGATCTGTTTGATAAGCAGTACGAGCTCGAAGGCTTTAAATTTTTCTTGCAGCAGCGCTACGGTGTCCACGAAAGTGTTATAGGTTCCGGCCAGGTATCGGTATCGAGCGTAAATTCCCACTTGGCGAAAGGTCATTACTCCGAGGCTTCGGCTACGTCCTAA
- a CDS encoding DMT family transporter gives MRVVFVMALLVVLGTLLSMSVSMIKFASRDGLTPLAFLLSSSFIAGVLLQLLAVLLGYRHRLSWRYLEYSAVTGFIFALTNILSFFVVTKIGVSYLSILLSFPITLTWLLSIFLGMSKASFTHLLGTSLCVVGGVFLSLSANTGSGALNLWTFIAFLIPVVIALGNIYRTKRWPELIHPIQLAASMLLFSCPITAVVLVVGDNDWTLQLYRIFSEPRWVALQVTIYVFMYCLFFFVQKLSGPVYISFIGVIATLVGAATSIVILGEHAGAVFYLSFLFVLLGIFVFSLPRRNVALTK, from the coding sequence ATGCGCGTAGTATTTGTGATGGCGCTACTCGTGGTGCTTGGTACGCTCCTCTCGATGTCTGTATCGATGATTAAATTCGCCAGTCGCGATGGCCTGACCCCACTCGCATTCTTGCTATCATCCTCATTTATCGCTGGAGTTTTGCTTCAGCTTCTTGCCGTACTTCTCGGCTATCGACATAGACTAAGTTGGCGCTACCTGGAATACTCCGCGGTTACGGGTTTTATATTTGCTCTTACGAATATTTTGTCTTTCTTTGTGGTAACAAAAATCGGTGTGTCGTATCTATCGATCTTGTTGTCTTTTCCAATCACCCTCACCTGGCTGTTGTCTATTTTTCTGGGAATGTCGAAGGCATCGTTTACTCACTTGTTGGGTACCAGTTTGTGTGTCGTCGGTGGGGTATTTCTTTCGCTTTCTGCGAATACAGGCAGCGGAGCGCTCAACCTCTGGACATTTATCGCATTTTTGATTCCCGTTGTTATCGCGTTGGGTAATATTTATCGCACAAAGCGCTGGCCAGAGCTGATTCACCCCATACAACTAGCGGCTTCCATGCTGCTGTTTTCATGTCCAATTACTGCTGTTGTATTGGTTGTGGGCGACAACGACTGGACGCTGCAGCTTTATCGTATTTTTAGTGAGCCTAGATGGGTTGCACTACAAGTAACCATTTATGTGTTTATGTACTGCTTATTTTTCTTTGTGCAGAAGCTCTCTGGCCCGGTTTATATCAGTTTTATTGGCGTTATCGCAACCCTCGTCGGTGCTGCCACCTCCATTGTGATTCTAGGTGAACACGCAGGCGCTGTATTTTACCTCTCATTTCTATTTGTATTACTGGGTATATTTGTTTTCAGCTTGCCTCGAAGAAATGTAGCGCTAACCAAGTAG
- a CDS encoding LysR family transcriptional regulator: MDTLDGIKTIVAVLETGSFTAAGDRLGLSKALISKYISLMEQQYGVRFFNRTTRKIAPTEAGLKYYEKAQIILNEFASLVDFVSEKKDSLKGSLKISTSVTFGEFLLIDKIPEFMRTHPELHLDINLSNHKIDLLEEGVDVALRISDRISPNLIARKITEFPFCLCASPTYLKAYGTPQSTAELQDHKCIVDSNFRITNEWPFQTADALDRTIAVPSAISVNSPRAIRDLAINGVGIALLPKFVVYKDIEAGILTEILENQSTLSFSLHALIPHREYIPNKVRYFIEFLSEQFKPHSLCADEKTRLLG, translated from the coding sequence GTGGATACATTAGACGGGATAAAAACGATTGTTGCTGTACTTGAAACTGGATCGTTCACAGCAGCTGGCGATCGACTTGGCTTGTCCAAAGCGCTAATAAGCAAATATATCAGTCTGATGGAACAGCAATATGGCGTGCGATTTTTCAATCGAACCACGAGAAAAATCGCGCCGACAGAAGCAGGCCTTAAATACTACGAGAAAGCGCAAATCATCCTCAATGAGTTCGCATCACTGGTCGATTTTGTTTCAGAAAAGAAAGACTCTTTGAAAGGATCACTCAAAATCAGCACTTCGGTCACCTTTGGTGAATTTTTGTTAATAGACAAGATTCCCGAGTTTATGCGTACTCACCCAGAGCTACACCTGGATATCAATCTTTCCAACCATAAAATCGATTTGCTCGAAGAAGGAGTCGATGTTGCTTTGCGCATCAGTGACAGAATCAGTCCAAATCTGATTGCCAGGAAAATCACTGAGTTTCCATTTTGCTTGTGTGCCTCGCCAACCTACCTAAAAGCGTATGGCACACCGCAGTCTACGGCAGAACTACAGGATCATAAATGTATCGTTGATTCCAACTTCAGAATCACCAACGAGTGGCCATTTCAGACCGCCGATGCGCTAGATAGAACTATCGCAGTTCCATCAGCTATTTCAGTAAACAGCCCTAGGGCAATACGCGACCTGGCAATTAATGGAGTGGGAATAGCGCTGCTACCGAAATTTGTTGTCTACAAAGATATCGAAGCCGGCATTCTGACAGAAATACTCGAGAATCAATCGACACTGTCCTTTTCGTTGCATGCATTGATTCCTCACCGCGAATATATCCCTAACAAAGTTCGCTATTTCATCGAATTTCTATCCGAACAATTTAAACCACACAGCTTGTGTGCAGACGAAAAAACTAGACTACTTGGTTAG
- a CDS encoding TRAP transporter substrate-binding protein: MPLLATTNNYKKVRMFCTKPALRALRASLMLMLALMLSTNLTGCAPESKVRVIRMGHALDVAHPVHEAMVYMAKRVHEISAGRMSLQIYPGGQLGSEREMIELLQIGSLAMTKVSSSPLEGFIPQMKVFSMPYVFRDADHYWTVLNGPIGHQLLLSGEPVKLRGLGYFDAGSRSFYTVDKPVQQPSDLAGLKIRVQNSQTAVRMVRALGGAGTPISWGELYTALQQGVVDGAENNPPSFYSSKHYEVAKFYSLNEHTSVPDIILIGTHVWNKLSATEQHWLQQAMDDAVVFQRQLWQRATENALKEISAAGVTIIKPEKAPFANAVEPMFESTKDTELGRLVAEIRQQ; encoded by the coding sequence ATGCCGCTTCTGGCAACCACTAATAATTATAAAAAGGTGCGTATGTTCTGCACAAAACCTGCTTTGCGGGCCCTTCGGGCGAGCTTAATGTTAATGCTGGCGCTTATGCTGAGCACCAATCTGACAGGCTGTGCTCCGGAATCGAAGGTACGCGTGATACGGATGGGCCACGCGTTAGACGTGGCACACCCTGTTCACGAAGCCATGGTTTATATGGCAAAGCGTGTACACGAGATTTCTGCTGGGCGCATGTCTCTACAGATCTACCCCGGTGGCCAACTCGGTTCTGAGCGGGAGATGATTGAGCTGTTGCAGATTGGTTCTCTCGCGATGACCAAGGTTTCATCCAGTCCGCTCGAAGGCTTTATCCCGCAGATGAAAGTGTTCAGTATGCCCTACGTTTTTCGCGACGCAGACCATTATTGGACGGTATTGAATGGGCCGATTGGGCACCAGTTGCTCCTTTCTGGCGAGCCGGTAAAACTGCGCGGGTTGGGTTATTTTGATGCGGGCAGCCGCAGTTTCTACACGGTTGATAAACCTGTTCAGCAACCTTCTGATTTGGCGGGGCTAAAAATACGGGTACAGAACAGCCAGACGGCGGTACGGATGGTGCGTGCGTTAGGTGGGGCAGGCACGCCTATTTCGTGGGGTGAGTTGTACACCGCGCTGCAACAAGGGGTGGTGGACGGTGCCGAAAATAATCCGCCAAGTTTCTACTCTTCAAAACATTATGAAGTGGCAAAGTTCTACTCTTTAAACGAGCATACCTCGGTGCCGGATATTATCCTCATTGGCACGCATGTGTGGAATAAGTTATCCGCTACCGAACAACATTGGCTGCAGCAGGCGATGGATGATGCAGTGGTTTTTCAGCGCCAGCTTTGGCAGCGGGCAACGGAAAACGCGTTGAAGGAAATTAGTGCGGCCGGCGTCACGATTATTAAACCGGAAAAAGCACCTTTCGCCAACGCGGTTGAGCCCATGTTTGAGTCAACAAAAGATACTGAACTTGGTCGCTTGGTTGCCGAAATCAGACAACAATAA
- a CDS encoding TRAP transporter small permease yields the protein MNTLEKLLGRFLALLLFVMVMDVSWQVITRFLLAQPSSYTEELARYLLVWIGLLGAAYAYRTGAHLGLDIVTRALAAERALAVALLAHSVCASYALIVMVLGGIQLVQLTFALAQVSAALQINLGYVYLVLPLSGVLICVFAIDKIRVLLFSKQAVQAAERD from the coding sequence ATGAACACCCTCGAAAAACTATTGGGTCGCTTTCTGGCATTGCTGCTTTTTGTCATGGTGATGGATGTTAGCTGGCAAGTGATTACACGCTTTTTATTGGCTCAACCGAGCTCTTATACCGAAGAACTCGCGCGCTATTTACTGGTCTGGATTGGCTTGCTCGGGGCCGCTTATGCCTACCGAACCGGGGCACATCTGGGGTTGGATATTGTTACCAGAGCCTTAGCTGCCGAGCGCGCGTTGGCGGTAGCATTGTTAGCGCACAGCGTGTGCGCCAGCTATGCATTGATTGTGATGGTGTTAGGTGGAATCCAACTTGTGCAACTGACTTTTGCTCTGGCTCAGGTGTCAGCTGCATTGCAGATCAATTTGGGGTATGTCTATTTGGTGCTTCCACTGAGTGGCGTGCTCATATGTGTGTTCGCTATCGATAAGATTCGAGTGCTGCTCTTTTCCAAACAAGCCGTTCAAGCTGCGGAGCGCGACTAA
- a CDS encoding TRAP transporter large permease, whose amino-acid sequence MDVSVIILLSVFVVLLLINVPISIAIGVATLLAMLVTIDFLPAVTTVAQRMGGGIDSFALLAIPFFVLSGLLMGRGGIALRLIEFAKVLVGMLPGGLAFVNIISCTLFGAISGSSVAATSAIGGFMIPTMEKEGYDRNFTAAITVTASTTGLLIPPSNILIVYSLASGGVSIAALFVAGYLPGLLVALGLMGVCAVYAKIQGYPVGQVPTPGDVVRKTLDALPSLLLIVLVIGGIIGGFFTATEASVVAVLYALFLATVVYRQVKLTDLPEIFTKAVETTAIVMLLIGTSTAMSWMLSYENIPQAISATLLALSDNPFVILLMINLILLAVGIFMDMTPAVLIFTPIFLPVAVQLGLSPLHFGIMMVLNLCIGLCTPPVGSVLFVGCSIAKTSIAKLVKPLIPLYAAMFIALLLVTFVPALSEWLPINAGLYEK is encoded by the coding sequence ATGGATGTATCTGTAATTATTTTGTTAAGTGTTTTTGTCGTTCTTCTTTTAATAAATGTACCTATATCCATTGCCATTGGTGTTGCCACGTTGCTTGCCATGTTGGTTACTATCGATTTCTTGCCAGCGGTAACAACGGTTGCACAGCGTATGGGCGGAGGCATAGATAGCTTTGCTCTGTTGGCGATTCCGTTTTTTGTATTGTCTGGATTGTTAATGGGGCGGGGCGGTATTGCGCTGCGCTTAATTGAGTTTGCCAAGGTTCTGGTGGGGATGCTTCCCGGCGGACTGGCGTTTGTTAATATTATTAGTTGCACACTTTTTGGCGCTATCTCCGGGTCCTCCGTGGCGGCGACCTCCGCTATTGGCGGTTTTATGATTCCCACCATGGAAAAAGAGGGATACGACCGAAATTTTACTGCAGCGATAACTGTCACCGCATCGACAACCGGGTTACTGATTCCACCCAGCAATATTCTCATCGTTTATTCGTTGGCGAGTGGTGGTGTTTCTATTGCGGCGTTATTTGTTGCTGGCTACCTTCCCGGTTTGCTGGTGGCGCTGGGCCTTATGGGGGTTTGTGCCGTTTATGCAAAAATACAGGGCTACCCGGTTGGCCAAGTGCCTACGCCTGGCGACGTGGTGCGAAAAACACTTGATGCTCTACCGAGTTTACTGCTGATTGTACTGGTAATTGGTGGGATTATCGGCGGGTTCTTCACGGCTACCGAAGCGAGTGTGGTGGCCGTGCTGTACGCACTCTTTCTGGCAACCGTTGTTTATCGTCAGGTAAAGCTGACTGATTTACCTGAAATATTTACCAAAGCGGTTGAAACCACGGCGATAGTTATGCTGCTTATAGGAACGTCTACAGCGATGTCGTGGATGCTCAGCTATGAGAATATTCCGCAGGCCATTAGTGCCACGCTCCTGGCACTGAGCGACAACCCGTTCGTAATATTGCTGATGATAAATCTGATTTTACTCGCCGTGGGTATCTTTATGGATATGACACCGGCGGTACTCATATTTACCCCGATTTTTTTACCCGTCGCCGTACAGCTTGGCTTATCACCACTGCACTTTGGCATCATGATGGTGTTAAATCTCTGCATAGGTCTTTGCACGCCTCCTGTGGGCAGTGTGTTATTTGTCGGCTGCAGTATCGCTAAAACCAGTATCGCAAAACTGGTGAAGCCGCTAATTCCTTTGTATGCCGCCATGTTTATTGCGCTGCTGCTGGTTACATTTGTTCCTGCGCTAAGCGAGTGGCTACCTATCAACGCTGGGTTATACGAGAAGTAG